The genomic window tgttctggatgcaacatacgcgatacacgtcagattttatttgcagcaaaatgtatgttagcacggacaacaacctacatccatttctcgaaagatggatgtgggttgttgtccgtgctaacatccacactgtttttaacggcgggttgcaaaatggatgtgacacgtagttcccattctgaccagaatagatgtgcgtcactagtgtacgggagtttcgaagcgttataggaaaaaggcatAGACATtggatctatagaccgagcattcgtgGAGCGGggacgtgaaaaactagaaagagatagcaagctttggaccactattctgtctttgtctaatgacgcgcgtggggaatcttcacttgttttttttttaatattttgacgtctacaaacgtaataaagaaactgataaatttaacattaataaaactaagaataaatgatttatttactgaaaagaaacatgcttttaatcaagctccattgatggatcatagaaatcaattgatttgtattctcttagaaaagtttttcactctttgtatacatcattatgctgcttctaagaataacaaaattagacaaataagatctaaattcacaaaactcattttatttaaaaatcaataacatatattatatatatagatatatataaagatcagcagagttaatttttttattactgttatgccaggtgctttaaatgtttattcaatactttattgtttaaattttaatacacaattttacattatatataattctatattttggtactttttccaatgcttttcaattccccttcattcttttttcacattcacttacatttcccttttctttttccctaacCTTATCGAGAGTTTCATTACCTTTACTGtacccccacgcgcgtcattagacaaagacaaaatagtggtccaaaacaggctatctctttctagtttttcacgcgagaactttacccccactcctcgaatgctcggtctatacatgatgtaagaaacaaggtgaaacaacgcgcatcgtcgccggctcgatgcgcggtaagaggcgtggctcgatgtggtgagccaatgaaatttgggtccaaatatatccgcgcaatttgaatacgaaacaattatatgtagtcacacgtacttaaattgTAGATGttagttgttaaaaaaataataattgtagttgttaaaaaaaataaatataaaaatgtaaaaatacttgaaatttgttatctttaacacaaattactgtttcaataaacactgttgttataaacatgaaatacaacaatttagccatagacataagctcattcttataattttccaaatttcttctaatccaagtttaaaaaatttgaaataacaattatctcaattttcattaatgtacaaagtctcaactttatcttcacgttcttccttttttagtagctttgaatttctccgattcaccgattatttccaattcacgtataaatacaagtataaatacgtctcagtaccggagccgtagccatattgaatcttaaaatttggacccacttctgattggtctagagtatggtctactgcgcatctggttacttgtttcacctttcttcttacatcatgggtctatagatcctatgtctatggaaaaaggccgccgtggccgctctcaggttcctctttGCTCCTACCACCGCAATGCTCTCTCCTGTCCTCCATGGGTTTATATGTGACATTTTACATAACCTCATGAGCCTACATGAACCATATCAAACTATATGATGTTGGACAGCATTAAACAGTAAGTTATTAATATAGACCGTTGTAATACAGTAATCTGTGACTCAATCGAAAAATATTGTTAGCTAAGTGCCATGTGTAATCTGGCAACGATTTCTTTCTTCTGACAATGAAATTTTTCACTGACATATATCGTTTCAGAAAGTTGTACAGTTTATGTATAGCGGCCTGCGAGTTTGCCAGATTGCAAGTAGCAGCCGCAAGTTTATCAAAATAGTCaataataggaaaaaaaaataggaaagaaATAGAAACAAACTTGTTAGAATGAAACTCGTGCCTTTTTGTATTTGATCTTTATTATGCATGCAACCTTCGTGCGATCCTCGGTCAAATTTAATATGCTGCACTCCGCAAAGTTACCATTGGTGCGACTCTACTCGACGAGACAAGGCACTAAAACGAAGAACCACTATGACACATTAAAGATCACACCGCATGCCACCCAGAACGAGGTGAAATCGGCGTATTACAAGCTGACCCTTCAATATCATCCTGACAAAAATAAGAGCGACTACGCCAAGCAAAAGTTTCAAGATATCTCGGAGGCTTACGAGGTGCTTAGTAATCATGAACAGCGCAGGATTTATGATCGTGGTATGCTACTGCGTCGACAACCGGCTGCAACCACCGAGGAACCCATGTCCTACTATAAGGACAAAGTTTATTCAGGAACGTCGAAAATTTACGATTTTGACGCGTGGACGAAGGCGCATTACGGAAGGCAAATGCATGCGGATCGCATAAGAAGACGAGCGTATGAAAATTATAAGATGACAGAGGAGATGAACGCTCGTTCCAAGGAGAATCCTCGATTTATGGAACCTCTCATGCTCTTAATCACTCTAATGATGGTTGCTATAATTTTTCGGGAAAAACCCGATGTGCCAGCGTCCGCGAGACGTAAGAAAGAGAGTAAAGATAATTGAtccaatttatttgaatagtataaatttgtatatatgtcCCTCAATgaatgtacaaattttatttttatcacactTATCGCTATTAGTAAAATAAGGACATCATTAAATAGATTGTGAAGAATGACTGACAATATCATTTTGTATACTCCTTAAAAGAATTGCTACGTACTATGATAGAAGTTGCTATTAATAGCATGTAAATAACATGTTATTTGCGTATGTGTGTTGGGCatatctaaattaaatattttacaaatggaGCATAAACAATATTTCAGAGATATCAATGCCTCAAAATGTTGTCTGCCATCCACTGGTGTATAAAGACTTAGATAACTGTAATAACATATAGCTCTTATGCTGCATGATATATATTATGCAACATATATCGTctaacgtaaaaaataataaaaaattgatgtgcAAGAGGCATATACACATATAACTTCCAACGCTGATGTTCTTTCGTTGAATTTCTCATTATCGAAGACCTTGTGCCACAACCAAGGAAACGTATAtcacaaaaacaaataaatatgtgACATAATTTTCCACATTAATATGGTCTATAAACTGGTAATCCTGGTAGTGGCATTGGCATAGATACTGGTCCTGTCGGATATGGTATCGAGGGTGCTAGTCCAGGAAAATTTGAGGCAATTGGGTAGCCAGGAGTGCTGTTTGAATGTCCTTTCCTTATCAGCTCTCGCAATTTATCCACTTTCACTTTACGTAAGTGCATTAATTTTCTTCGCGACAGAAACTGATCCAAGAACTCGTCTACTTCAATATCACCAGCTAGAAATTTCTCTGCTATTCcctaattaaacatttaaaaatcagTCAAATAATCAATGACGCTAATGAAAGTTTTGCTTACCTCTGATTCTTCCTCGATCTCAGCAGCTGCTGCTTGCAGCAAGTCAAGTGCAGTATCAACGGTCATTGTACCAGATTTATCACCTGTAAATGTACAGCTTTAAGAATAAGAATCTTTTTTCTATTAAGTGTTTTATCAATATGCAAGGTAACTTACGCAATTCGTCCAGTTTATTCCTGACACTCATGCAAAATTGATTGGCCTGTTCACTTAGGTCCTTCAAGACTTGTTTGCCCTCTTCCAATTCAGGTTGCTTAGCCAAGTTGAACTCTGCTAAAGATCTGTTACTTGCCATTAACATCTCCTTCTCAGTCTCGAGATCCTTAAACTAACACTATTGTGTTAACATAGTTTTGTTTTATGATACAAACAACATTGATATGTAGCTT from Solenopsis invicta isolate M01_SB chromosome 2, UNIL_Sinv_3.0, whole genome shotgun sequence includes these protein-coding regions:
- the LOC105200864 gene encoding dnaJ homolog subfamily C member 30, mitochondrial gives rise to the protein MHATFVRSSVKFNMLHSAKLPLVRLYSTRQGTKTKNHYDTLKITPHATQNEVKSAYYKLTLQYHPDKNKSDYAKQKFQDISEAYEVLSNHEQRRIYDRGMLLRRQPAATTEEPMSYYKDKVYSGTSKIYDFDAWTKAHYGRQMHADRIRRRAYENYKMTEEMNARSKENPRFMEPLMLLITLMMVAIIFREKPDVPASARRKKESKDN
- the LOC105200865 gene encoding vacuolar protein sorting-associated protein 37B produces the protein MYKSNQEPDIPAALGLLSHLDNDELKELLNNDGKFEDIVKDIKQFKDLETEKEMLMASNRSLAEFNLAKQPELEEGKQVLKDLSEQANQFCMSVRNKLDELRDKSGTMTVDTALDLLQAAAAEIEEESEGIAEKFLAGDIEVDEFLDQFLSRRKLMHLRKVKVDKLRELIRKGHSNSTPGYPIASNFPGLAPSIPYPTGPVSMPMPLPGLPVYRPY